A window of the Gossypium hirsutum isolate 1008001.06 chromosome A05, Gossypium_hirsutum_v2.1, whole genome shotgun sequence genome harbors these coding sequences:
- the LOC107904426 gene encoding xylose isomerase isoform X4, producing the protein MAGRILLLVLFMNAVFFIVNAVPETCPADLGGKCGEDGEWEGEFFPGVPKIKYEGPSSKNPLSYKWYNAEEVILGKKMKDWLRFSVAFWHTFRGTGADPFGAPTKYWPWEDGTNSIAMAKRRMRANFEFLSKLGVDRWCFHDRDIAPDGKTLKETNSNLDEVVALAEELQGDKIRPLWGTAQLFMHPRYMHGAATSSELGVYAYAAAQVKKAMEVTHYLGGENYVFWGGREGYQTLLNTDMERELDHMAKFLEAAAAYKKKIGFNGTLLIEPKPQEPTKHQYDWDAATTLNFLRKYGLLEFKLNIECNHATLSGHSCHHDLETARINGMLGNIDANTGDPQVGWDTDQFLTDVGEATMVMISVIRNGGLAPGGFNFDAKLRRESTDVEDLFIAHISGMDTLARGLRNAAKLIEDGSLAELVSKRYSSFDTELGAQIEAGKADFEMLEKKAMEWGEPKVASAKQELAEMIFQSAL; encoded by the exons ATGGCTGGGAGGATTTTATTACTAGTTCTTTTTATGAATGCTGTCTTTTTCATAGTG AATGCTGTACCAGAAACATGCCCTGCTGATCTCGGTGGAAAATGTGGTGAAGATGGTGAATGGGAAGGGGAATTTTTCCCTGGAGTTCCCAAAATTAAGTATGAG GGTCCTTCTAGCAAGAATCCACTTTCATACAAATGGTACAATGCAGAAGAAGTGATTCTCGGGAAGAAAATGAAG GACTGGTTGAGATTTAGTGTTGCATTTTGGCATACATTTCGTGGAACAGGTGCCGATCCTTTTGGTGCACCCACAAAGTATTGGCCATGGGAAGATGGTACCAATTCCATTGCTATGGCCAAAAGAAGAA TGAGAGCCAACTTCGAATTCCTAAGCAAGCTTGGAGTTGATAGGTGGTGTTTCCATGACAGGGACATTGCTCCTGATGGCAAAACACTAAAG GAAACTAATTCAAACTTGGATGAAGTTGTGGCACTTGCTGAAGAACTTCAG GGGGACAAGATCCGTCCACTGTGGGGTACTGCTCAACTATTTATGCATCCTCGTTACATGCATGGTGCTGCTACAAG CTCTGAGTTGGGTGTTTATGCCTATGCTGCTGCTCAAGTTAAGAAAGCTATGGAG GTGACACATTATCTCGGGGGAGAAAATTATGTCTTTTGGGGTGGTCGTGAGGGATACCAAACACTCTTGAACACAGACATGGAAAGAGAGCTCGATCATATG GCAAAATTTCTTGAAGCTGCTGCTGCCTACAAGAAGAAGATTGGATtcaatg GAACTCTACTGATTGAACCTAAGCCTCAAGAACCTACCAAACATCA GTATGACTGGGATGCTGCAACAACACTTAACTTCTTGCGTAAATATGGGCTGCTTG AATTCAAACTTAACATTGAGTGTAACCATGCCACACTCTCTGGTCACAG CTGCCATCATGATCTTGAGACTGCAAGAATCAATGGAATGTTAGGAAATATTGATGCAAACACTGGGGATCCTCAAGTTG GTTGGGACACAGATCAGTTCTTGACTGATGTTGGGGAGGCAACCATGGTTATGATAAGTGTGATAAGAAAT GGAGGATTAGCACCAGGAGGCTTCAACTTCGATGCAAAATT ACGGAGAGAGAGTACAGATGTTGAGGACTTGTTCATTGCTCATATTAGTGGAATGGACACCTTGGCTCGTGGACTCCGAAATGCTGCTAAGCTGATTGAG GATGGTTCTTTGGCTGAGCTTGTTAGTAAACGATATTCTAGCTTTGACACAGAACTTGGTGCCCAGATTGAG GCTGGTAAAGCTGATTTTGAAATGCTTGAGAAGAAAGCCATGGAATGGGGAGAGCCCAAGGTTGCTTCAGCCAAGCAG GAACTTGCAGAGATGATTTTCCAATCTGCACTGTAG
- the LOC107904426 gene encoding xylose isomerase isoform X1, whose product MWHLMVGIHQEKERDFFFVTVGSTIGCSDFRLLFLGSVRIIVTHKSMAGRILLLVLFMNAVFFIVNAVPETCPADLGGKCGEDGEWEGEFFPGVPKIKYEGPSSKNPLSYKWYNAEEVILGKKMKDWLRFSVAFWHTFRGTGADPFGAPTKYWPWEDGTNSIAMAKRRMRANFEFLSKLGVDRWCFHDRDIAPDGKTLKETNSNLDEVVALAEELQGDKIRPLWGTAQLFMHPRYMHGAATSSELGVYAYAAAQVKKAMEVTHYLGGENYVFWGGREGYQTLLNTDMERELDHMAKFLEAAAAYKKKIGFNGTLLIEPKPQEPTKHQYDWDAATTLNFLRKYGLLAEFKLNIECNHATLSGHSCHHDLETARINGMLGNIDANTGDPQVGWDTDQFLTDVGEATMVMISVIRNGGLAPGGFNFDAKLRRESTDVEDLFIAHISGMDTLARGLRNAAKLIEDGSLAELVSKRYSSFDTELGAQIEAGKADFEMLEKKAMEWGEPKVASAKQELAEMIFQSAL is encoded by the exons ATGTGGCATCTGATGGTGGGTATTCATCAGGAAAAAGAAAGAGACTTTTTTTTTGTCACTGTCGGCAGCACTATTGGTTGTTCCGACTTCCGACTATTATTTCtg GGTTCAGTTCGCATAATAGTAACGCATAAAAGTATGGCTGGGAGGATTTTATTACTAGTTCTTTTTATGAATGCTGTCTTTTTCATAGTG AATGCTGTACCAGAAACATGCCCTGCTGATCTCGGTGGAAAATGTGGTGAAGATGGTGAATGGGAAGGGGAATTTTTCCCTGGAGTTCCCAAAATTAAGTATGAG GGTCCTTCTAGCAAGAATCCACTTTCATACAAATGGTACAATGCAGAAGAAGTGATTCTCGGGAAGAAAATGAAG GACTGGTTGAGATTTAGTGTTGCATTTTGGCATACATTTCGTGGAACAGGTGCCGATCCTTTTGGTGCACCCACAAAGTATTGGCCATGGGAAGATGGTACCAATTCCATTGCTATGGCCAAAAGAAGAA TGAGAGCCAACTTCGAATTCCTAAGCAAGCTTGGAGTTGATAGGTGGTGTTTCCATGACAGGGACATTGCTCCTGATGGCAAAACACTAAAG GAAACTAATTCAAACTTGGATGAAGTTGTGGCACTTGCTGAAGAACTTCAG GGGGACAAGATCCGTCCACTGTGGGGTACTGCTCAACTATTTATGCATCCTCGTTACATGCATGGTGCTGCTACAAG CTCTGAGTTGGGTGTTTATGCCTATGCTGCTGCTCAAGTTAAGAAAGCTATGGAG GTGACACATTATCTCGGGGGAGAAAATTATGTCTTTTGGGGTGGTCGTGAGGGATACCAAACACTCTTGAACACAGACATGGAAAGAGAGCTCGATCATATG GCAAAATTTCTTGAAGCTGCTGCTGCCTACAAGAAGAAGATTGGATtcaatg GAACTCTACTGATTGAACCTAAGCCTCAAGAACCTACCAAACATCA GTATGACTGGGATGCTGCAACAACACTTAACTTCTTGCGTAAATATGGGCTGCTTG CAGAATTCAAACTTAACATTGAGTGTAACCATGCCACACTCTCTGGTCACAG CTGCCATCATGATCTTGAGACTGCAAGAATCAATGGAATGTTAGGAAATATTGATGCAAACACTGGGGATCCTCAAGTTG GTTGGGACACAGATCAGTTCTTGACTGATGTTGGGGAGGCAACCATGGTTATGATAAGTGTGATAAGAAAT GGAGGATTAGCACCAGGAGGCTTCAACTTCGATGCAAAATT ACGGAGAGAGAGTACAGATGTTGAGGACTTGTTCATTGCTCATATTAGTGGAATGGACACCTTGGCTCGTGGACTCCGAAATGCTGCTAAGCTGATTGAG GATGGTTCTTTGGCTGAGCTTGTTAGTAAACGATATTCTAGCTTTGACACAGAACTTGGTGCCCAGATTGAG GCTGGTAAAGCTGATTTTGAAATGCTTGAGAAGAAAGCCATGGAATGGGGAGAGCCCAAGGTTGCTTCAGCCAAGCAG GAACTTGCAGAGATGATTTTCCAATCTGCACTGTAG
- the LOC107904426 gene encoding xylose isomerase isoform X2, producing the protein MWHLMVGIHQEKERDFFFVTVGSTIGCSDFRLLFLGSVRIIVTHKSMAGRILLLVLFMNAVFFIVNAVPETCPADLGGKCGEDGEWEGEFFPGVPKIKYEGPSSKNPLSYKWYNAEEVILGKKMKDWLRFSVAFWHTFRGTGADPFGAPTKYWPWEDGTNSIAMAKRRMRANFEFLSKLGVDRWCFHDRDIAPDGKTLKETNSNLDEVVALAEELQGDKIRPLWGTAQLFMHPRYMHGAATSSELGVYAYAAAQVKKAMEVTHYLGGENYVFWGGREGYQTLLNTDMERELDHMAKFLEAAAAYKKKIGFNGTLLIEPKPQEPTKHQYDWDAATTLNFLRKYGLLEFKLNIECNHATLSGHSCHHDLETARINGMLGNIDANTGDPQVGWDTDQFLTDVGEATMVMISVIRNGGLAPGGFNFDAKLRRESTDVEDLFIAHISGMDTLARGLRNAAKLIEDGSLAELVSKRYSSFDTELGAQIEAGKADFEMLEKKAMEWGEPKVASAKQELAEMIFQSAL; encoded by the exons ATGTGGCATCTGATGGTGGGTATTCATCAGGAAAAAGAAAGAGACTTTTTTTTTGTCACTGTCGGCAGCACTATTGGTTGTTCCGACTTCCGACTATTATTTCtg GGTTCAGTTCGCATAATAGTAACGCATAAAAGTATGGCTGGGAGGATTTTATTACTAGTTCTTTTTATGAATGCTGTCTTTTTCATAGTG AATGCTGTACCAGAAACATGCCCTGCTGATCTCGGTGGAAAATGTGGTGAAGATGGTGAATGGGAAGGGGAATTTTTCCCTGGAGTTCCCAAAATTAAGTATGAG GGTCCTTCTAGCAAGAATCCACTTTCATACAAATGGTACAATGCAGAAGAAGTGATTCTCGGGAAGAAAATGAAG GACTGGTTGAGATTTAGTGTTGCATTTTGGCATACATTTCGTGGAACAGGTGCCGATCCTTTTGGTGCACCCACAAAGTATTGGCCATGGGAAGATGGTACCAATTCCATTGCTATGGCCAAAAGAAGAA TGAGAGCCAACTTCGAATTCCTAAGCAAGCTTGGAGTTGATAGGTGGTGTTTCCATGACAGGGACATTGCTCCTGATGGCAAAACACTAAAG GAAACTAATTCAAACTTGGATGAAGTTGTGGCACTTGCTGAAGAACTTCAG GGGGACAAGATCCGTCCACTGTGGGGTACTGCTCAACTATTTATGCATCCTCGTTACATGCATGGTGCTGCTACAAG CTCTGAGTTGGGTGTTTATGCCTATGCTGCTGCTCAAGTTAAGAAAGCTATGGAG GTGACACATTATCTCGGGGGAGAAAATTATGTCTTTTGGGGTGGTCGTGAGGGATACCAAACACTCTTGAACACAGACATGGAAAGAGAGCTCGATCATATG GCAAAATTTCTTGAAGCTGCTGCTGCCTACAAGAAGAAGATTGGATtcaatg GAACTCTACTGATTGAACCTAAGCCTCAAGAACCTACCAAACATCA GTATGACTGGGATGCTGCAACAACACTTAACTTCTTGCGTAAATATGGGCTGCTTG AATTCAAACTTAACATTGAGTGTAACCATGCCACACTCTCTGGTCACAG CTGCCATCATGATCTTGAGACTGCAAGAATCAATGGAATGTTAGGAAATATTGATGCAAACACTGGGGATCCTCAAGTTG GTTGGGACACAGATCAGTTCTTGACTGATGTTGGGGAGGCAACCATGGTTATGATAAGTGTGATAAGAAAT GGAGGATTAGCACCAGGAGGCTTCAACTTCGATGCAAAATT ACGGAGAGAGAGTACAGATGTTGAGGACTTGTTCATTGCTCATATTAGTGGAATGGACACCTTGGCTCGTGGACTCCGAAATGCTGCTAAGCTGATTGAG GATGGTTCTTTGGCTGAGCTTGTTAGTAAACGATATTCTAGCTTTGACACAGAACTTGGTGCCCAGATTGAG GCTGGTAAAGCTGATTTTGAAATGCTTGAGAAGAAAGCCATGGAATGGGGAGAGCCCAAGGTTGCTTCAGCCAAGCAG GAACTTGCAGAGATGATTTTCCAATCTGCACTGTAG
- the LOC107904426 gene encoding xylose isomerase isoform X3: MAGRILLLVLFMNAVFFIVNAVPETCPADLGGKCGEDGEWEGEFFPGVPKIKYEGPSSKNPLSYKWYNAEEVILGKKMKDWLRFSVAFWHTFRGTGADPFGAPTKYWPWEDGTNSIAMAKRRMRANFEFLSKLGVDRWCFHDRDIAPDGKTLKETNSNLDEVVALAEELQGDKIRPLWGTAQLFMHPRYMHGAATSSELGVYAYAAAQVKKAMEVTHYLGGENYVFWGGREGYQTLLNTDMERELDHMAKFLEAAAAYKKKIGFNGTLLIEPKPQEPTKHQYDWDAATTLNFLRKYGLLAEFKLNIECNHATLSGHSCHHDLETARINGMLGNIDANTGDPQVGWDTDQFLTDVGEATMVMISVIRNGGLAPGGFNFDAKLRRESTDVEDLFIAHISGMDTLARGLRNAAKLIEDGSLAELVSKRYSSFDTELGAQIEAGKADFEMLEKKAMEWGEPKVASAKQELAEMIFQSAL; the protein is encoded by the exons ATGGCTGGGAGGATTTTATTACTAGTTCTTTTTATGAATGCTGTCTTTTTCATAGTG AATGCTGTACCAGAAACATGCCCTGCTGATCTCGGTGGAAAATGTGGTGAAGATGGTGAATGGGAAGGGGAATTTTTCCCTGGAGTTCCCAAAATTAAGTATGAG GGTCCTTCTAGCAAGAATCCACTTTCATACAAATGGTACAATGCAGAAGAAGTGATTCTCGGGAAGAAAATGAAG GACTGGTTGAGATTTAGTGTTGCATTTTGGCATACATTTCGTGGAACAGGTGCCGATCCTTTTGGTGCACCCACAAAGTATTGGCCATGGGAAGATGGTACCAATTCCATTGCTATGGCCAAAAGAAGAA TGAGAGCCAACTTCGAATTCCTAAGCAAGCTTGGAGTTGATAGGTGGTGTTTCCATGACAGGGACATTGCTCCTGATGGCAAAACACTAAAG GAAACTAATTCAAACTTGGATGAAGTTGTGGCACTTGCTGAAGAACTTCAG GGGGACAAGATCCGTCCACTGTGGGGTACTGCTCAACTATTTATGCATCCTCGTTACATGCATGGTGCTGCTACAAG CTCTGAGTTGGGTGTTTATGCCTATGCTGCTGCTCAAGTTAAGAAAGCTATGGAG GTGACACATTATCTCGGGGGAGAAAATTATGTCTTTTGGGGTGGTCGTGAGGGATACCAAACACTCTTGAACACAGACATGGAAAGAGAGCTCGATCATATG GCAAAATTTCTTGAAGCTGCTGCTGCCTACAAGAAGAAGATTGGATtcaatg GAACTCTACTGATTGAACCTAAGCCTCAAGAACCTACCAAACATCA GTATGACTGGGATGCTGCAACAACACTTAACTTCTTGCGTAAATATGGGCTGCTTG CAGAATTCAAACTTAACATTGAGTGTAACCATGCCACACTCTCTGGTCACAG CTGCCATCATGATCTTGAGACTGCAAGAATCAATGGAATGTTAGGAAATATTGATGCAAACACTGGGGATCCTCAAGTTG GTTGGGACACAGATCAGTTCTTGACTGATGTTGGGGAGGCAACCATGGTTATGATAAGTGTGATAAGAAAT GGAGGATTAGCACCAGGAGGCTTCAACTTCGATGCAAAATT ACGGAGAGAGAGTACAGATGTTGAGGACTTGTTCATTGCTCATATTAGTGGAATGGACACCTTGGCTCGTGGACTCCGAAATGCTGCTAAGCTGATTGAG GATGGTTCTTTGGCTGAGCTTGTTAGTAAACGATATTCTAGCTTTGACACAGAACTTGGTGCCCAGATTGAG GCTGGTAAAGCTGATTTTGAAATGCTTGAGAAGAAAGCCATGGAATGGGGAGAGCCCAAGGTTGCTTCAGCCAAGCAG GAACTTGCAGAGATGATTTTCCAATCTGCACTGTAG